The Fimbriimonas ginsengisoli Gsoil 348 genome window below encodes:
- a CDS encoding S53 family peptidase, with protein sequence MHTRSDSLQSFLLRPKFLLAGVLGLAAVPAAFGQVQPQYRLVPLPLEVPSVIQRSQLKGHIDPNQVLHLSISLPPANPTGLQALADSVSDPKSPNYRHFVTPAEIGQRFGQPATRIQALSDYLKSQGFTITLVGANRLSILADATAAKVEKAFDTTINNYHALNANEPGRIDYYSYAEPLKLPSTIAPYIVDVGGAENFTKPHPRALTATQTRVLYNSAPIYNNGMRGLGRNVAISSWDGFRLSNVPLYYSAFNLPTPAGGVGSNIRVVPISGGSGAGSPNGEGDLDIQMVLGMAPLSTFTIYDGGGDLISVLTKEANDDSADIISESYGWKLDSSQAAAAHNLHVAMTAQGITYMAATGDFGTDLEPFSYPNYEPEVLQVGGTIASIDSNGKRTNEVGWSGSGGGWSTNSASFNKLPSWQKGTGVPTSINFRLNPDISFNAAGNNTGAYQFVFEGQMNSDFSGTSFASPMFAGLLATAQEKMIATGALPAGPNGKHRLGRMQDAIYAQNGRSGVWFDVKSGSNGTLPNGATSSATTGWDFVTGFGVMDVDAWVASQKVTVPTTDSPVSASVYSNQGQAPSGGPAQLTKTDGAYFSVNSVPQSGLGAIAAAQIGFHTSVPASNLIALQLKVVSNTPRAATNYIYLYNQMSRAWEVVNAAPGSGANSTVSFVVKNFQNYVSSTGQVLMIDRAVLPDKTSGAAFQLKLDEATLIETS encoded by the coding sequence ATGCACACCAGATCTGACTCCCTCCAATCCTTTCTCCTTCGCCCCAAGTTTCTCTTGGCCGGCGTCCTTGGCTTGGCGGCCGTTCCGGCCGCGTTTGGCCAGGTACAGCCGCAGTACAGGCTTGTTCCACTTCCGCTGGAGGTCCCCTCGGTTATCCAGAGATCTCAGCTCAAGGGACATATCGACCCGAACCAGGTTCTTCACCTCTCCATCAGCTTGCCACCCGCCAATCCGACCGGCCTGCAAGCGCTGGCGGATAGCGTTAGCGATCCGAAGAGCCCGAACTACCGGCACTTTGTGACCCCCGCCGAGATCGGCCAGCGGTTCGGTCAGCCGGCGACCCGCATCCAAGCGCTTAGCGATTACCTCAAGAGCCAGGGATTTACGATCACGCTGGTAGGGGCAAACCGCTTGAGCATCCTTGCCGACGCGACCGCCGCCAAGGTAGAGAAGGCGTTCGACACGACGATCAATAACTACCACGCGCTCAACGCGAACGAGCCGGGGCGGATCGACTATTACTCGTACGCGGAGCCGCTGAAGCTGCCGAGCACGATCGCCCCTTACATCGTTGACGTGGGAGGAGCGGAGAACTTTACGAAGCCTCATCCGCGCGCCCTTACGGCGACCCAGACCCGTGTCCTGTACAACTCGGCTCCGATCTATAACAACGGGATGCGCGGCTTGGGGCGCAACGTCGCGATTTCGAGCTGGGACGGCTTCCGGCTTTCCAACGTGCCGCTTTACTACTCGGCATTCAATCTCCCGACTCCGGCGGGCGGGGTTGGATCGAACATCCGCGTCGTCCCGATCTCGGGCGGCTCGGGGGCAGGCTCGCCAAACGGCGAAGGGGACCTCGACATTCAGATGGTCCTCGGAATGGCGCCCCTCTCTACCTTCACGATTTACGACGGAGGCGGGGATCTGATCAGCGTTCTGACCAAGGAAGCGAACGACGACAGCGCCGACATTATCAGCGAGAGCTATGGCTGGAAACTCGATTCGAGCCAAGCGGCCGCCGCGCACAACCTACACGTGGCGATGACGGCGCAGGGGATCACCTATATGGCGGCCACCGGCGACTTTGGCACCGATCTCGAGCCGTTCTCATATCCGAACTATGAGCCGGAAGTTCTCCAGGTCGGCGGAACGATTGCGAGCATCGACTCGAACGGCAAGCGGACCAACGAGGTTGGATGGTCGGGCAGCGGCGGCGGTTGGAGCACCAACTCGGCTTCGTTCAACAAGCTTCCGTCTTGGCAGAAGGGAACCGGCGTTCCCACGAGCATCAACTTCCGTTTGAACCCGGACATTTCGTTCAATGCCGCGGGGAATAACACGGGCGCTTACCAGTTCGTCTTCGAGGGTCAGATGAATTCCGACTTCTCCGGAACGAGCTTTGCTTCGCCGATGTTCGCAGGCCTGTTGGCGACGGCTCAGGAGAAGATGATCGCCACTGGGGCGCTCCCGGCTGGGCCTAACGGCAAGCACCGGCTTGGCCGAATGCAAGATGCGATCTACGCTCAGAACGGCCGGAGCGGCGTTTGGTTCGACGTAAAGAGCGGCTCGAACGGAACGCTGCCGAACGGCGCAACCAGCTCGGCGACCACCGGGTGGGATTTTGTGACCGGATTCGGTGTGATGGACGTCGACGCTTGGGTCGCCTCGCAAAAGGTGACGGTCCCTACGACCGACTCTCCGGTCTCCGCTTCGGTTTACAGCAACCAAGGCCAGGCGCCTTCCGGCGGCCCCGCCCAGTTGACGAAGACCGACGGAGCCTACTTCTCCGTAAACTCGGTTCCGCAGAGCGGTCTGGGCGCCATTGCGGCGGCCCAAATCGGCTTCCACACGTCGGTTCCGGCGTCGAATTTGATCGCTCTGCAGCTCAAGGTCGTATCCAACACACCGAGGGCGGCTACGAACTACATCTACCTTTACAACCAGATGAGCCGGGCATGGGAGGTAGTCAACGCGGCGCCCGGCAGCGGAGCTAACTCGACGGTCTCGTTCGTCGTGAAGAACTTCCAAAACTACGTGAGCAGCACCGGGCAGGTGCTCATGATCGACCGGGCCGTCCTCCCGGATAAGACCTCGGGCGCGGCGTTCCAGCTTAAGCTAGACGAAGCGACCTTGATCGAGACGTCATAG